The segment CGAAAGGGGCTAGGACCTACGAGTCCAGGACTCCTACGAGCCTATAACTTGTCAGTTGCCATTGGGCTCGTTGCTGCTGCGTTGCTCGCCCCTGCCGGGTGCCCGCCGAAGCAGATCGAAGCCGaagcgagcaggagaggagagaaaaaaagaggGAGGCTACGAGAGGATGCCGACGACCACCTGCAACGCGTGCAACGTGGTGTTCTTCGACGACGAGCAGAAGCGGATCCACTACCGCTCCGAATGGCACCGCTTCAACCTCAAGCGCAAGGTATCGAACATATATCGATCGTCCCCTCCTCCGCCATGGCCATCATCACGGGGCAACTCTAACAATTATTTGCTCAAAGGGAAAAAAAACTCCTGACAATGGTTTATTCTAGCTTTGATTTTGTTGCTTTCTCTTTAGAGAAATTTTGTTGGTTGTCAGAATATATTGCTGGTTTAAAAAGTCACCGTTTATTAGTTTaaaaagtcatgactaaaaataccgttcgctgatttattatgagctgGCAAAAAAAAATACGATCTATAAGATAAGCTAACGGATATCTATCGGCTGCTAATCTGCTATGCTACGATACAATTTAGTTTCAATCTCAATCTTTAGAATTGCTCTGTGTTATGTCCATGTATAGCACTTTCTTCACCAGGCCAGATCCAGATGGTCTCCAAGCCACTACTAATCCAATATTCATAGCATGTTTATCATCTCACTTCCCTTTAGTATTTTTGAAAACTCGCCATTACGCCGGTGGATTTGGACTGAAATTGTTTACCGTTTGCAGGTGGCTGGAGTTCCTGGTGTGACGGAGGCTCTGTTTCGGGCATGGGAAGCCGCTCTCTCGGCTGGAACCACTCCGACGCTGTACACCTGTTCTCTGTGCGAGAAGGAGTACACGAGCTCTCGAGCTCACGAGCAGCACCTCACCTCGCGATCGCATCTCATGAGAGCCGCCGCCTCTCAGGATCCCACCACTTCCTCCTCCACTGCCGGAGGAATAACCACGCCACTTCCGGTGCGCGCTACGGCAGAAGAGGATGGAGACGCAGAGGAGTCGGCGGCGGCTGGCGAATCCACTTCGAGCAGCATGCAAGTGAACGCGGCGGATTGTTCCTCCACTACTACTAGACGCGACGATGAGATCGAAGAAGAGCTGGAGCTGGAGTTGGAGTTGGACCCCTCGTGCTGTTTCATGTGTGACCTGGAGCACGGCACCGTGGACGACTGCTTGGTCCATCTGCACAAGAAGCACGGGTTCTTCGTACCTGACAGCGAATATCTGAAGGATCCCGATGGTCTCCTTACCTACGTCGGACTGAAGG is part of the Sorghum bicolor cultivar BTx623 chromosome 10, Sorghum_bicolor_NCBIv3, whole genome shotgun sequence genome and harbors:
- the LOC8063802 gene encoding cytoplasmic 60S subunit biogenesis factor REI1 homolog 1 is translated as MPTTTCNACNVVFFDDEQKRIHYRSEWHRFNLKRKVAGVPGVTEALFRAWEAALSAGTTPTLYTCSLCEKEYTSSRAHEQHLTSRSHLMRAAASQDPTTSSSTAGGITTPLPVRATAEEDGDAEESAAAGESTSSSMQVNAADCSSTTTRRDDEIEEELELELELDPSCCFMCDLEHGTVDDCLVHLHKKHGFFVPDSEYLKDPDGLLTYVGLKVKRDFICLYCDDRRRAFQSLEAVRKHMDAKGHCRVRYGDGGDDEDADLEDFYDYSSSYADADGKQLVAAADGNCGIELGIGGSELVITNKSVKGTRVRSLGSREFIRYYRQKPRPSSSSSSSSSSSSSSSSSSSSSSKTVRAPALSMPSRYRSVGLVTV